A single Halogeometricum rufum DNA region contains:
- a CDS encoding metal-dependent hydrolase, with translation MMPWGHLAVGYLVYTVATRIRHRRAPRELPVLALAVGTQLPDLVDKPLNWWFGVFDGRAIGHSLFVAVFVCAVAFAVARRFGGVSVVSAFAVGVFTHLLGDAVGTLYSGDYHLAAFVSPVLEPSENSSSVDDNFQGEKEASAFIISCSK, from the coding sequence ATGATGCCGTGGGGTCACCTGGCCGTCGGCTACCTCGTCTACACGGTGGCGACGAGGATACGACACCGGAGGGCACCGCGGGAGTTACCGGTGCTCGCACTCGCCGTGGGGACGCAGTTGCCGGACCTGGTCGACAAACCGCTCAACTGGTGGTTCGGCGTCTTCGACGGGCGAGCTATCGGTCACTCGCTGTTCGTGGCCGTGTTCGTCTGCGCCGTCGCGTTCGCCGTCGCGCGACGATTCGGCGGGGTGTCGGTCGTATCCGCGTTCGCCGTCGGCGTGTTCACCCACCTGCTCGGCGACGCCGTCGGCACGCTCTACTCGGGTGACTATCACCTCGCGGCGTTCGTATCTCCGGTATTAGAGCCGTCTGAAAACAGTTCGTCGGTGGATGACAACTTTCAGGGAGAAAAAGAAGCATCCGCCTTCATTATCTCCTGTTCTAAATAA
- a CDS encoding DUF2243 domain-containing protein: MSDSSKHGSLLGSGGRAASDGVTLRALLAAGVFGFGFSGLVDVLVLHHVLQWHHLVSGIYPTDTLAGLRTNIFADGAFSLAMLVITCVGGGLLWQSERRADAPLAIRPVAGAAVMGLGAFDLYDVVVDHMLLGLHQPLSAGGRYNPHWTVVSLLLVAAGYYVYRTGTRDASGETAEST; this comes from the coding sequence ATGAGCGACAGTTCGAAACACGGGTCGCTGCTCGGTTCGGGCGGCCGCGCCGCGTCCGACGGCGTGACCCTTCGGGCCCTCCTGGCCGCCGGCGTCTTCGGCTTCGGGTTCAGCGGCCTCGTCGACGTCCTCGTGTTGCACCACGTCCTCCAGTGGCACCACCTCGTCTCGGGTATCTATCCGACGGACACCCTCGCCGGCCTGCGGACGAACATTTTCGCGGACGGCGCGTTCTCGCTCGCGATGCTCGTCATCACGTGCGTCGGCGGCGGACTCCTGTGGCAGTCCGAACGCCGTGCGGACGCGCCGTTGGCGATTCGCCCCGTCGCGGGCGCGGCGGTGATGGGTCTCGGGGCGTTCGACCTGTACGACGTCGTCGTGGACCACATGCTGTTGGGGCTCCACCAGCCCCTGTCCGCGGGCGGACGGTACAACCCGCACTGGACCGTGGTCAGCCTCCTGCTCGTCGCCGCCGGGTACTACGTCTATCGTACCGGGACGCGCGACGCGTCGGGAGAGACGGCCGAATCGACCTGA
- a CDS encoding ASCH domain-containing protein — translation MAAIDADDLLPNDRVQQSVLDGDVTQLTRGASNRYAEEGDTFEVDGETFAVVSVERRTLGDFTDADARREGSESLEAYKRRMKRVHPGDFEWDDGSEVLTYRFERR, via the coding sequence ATGGCAGCAATCGACGCCGACGACCTGCTCCCGAACGACCGCGTCCAGCAATCGGTTCTGGACGGCGACGTGACGCAACTCACCCGCGGGGCGAGTAACCGGTACGCGGAGGAGGGCGACACGTTCGAAGTCGACGGCGAGACGTTCGCCGTCGTCAGCGTGGAACGACGAACGCTCGGCGACTTCACCGACGCCGACGCCCGACGCGAGGGCTCGGAGTCGCTCGAGGCGTACAAACGGCGCATGAAACGCGTCCACCCGGGCGACTTCGAGTGGGACGACGGGAGCGAGGTGCTGACGTACCGCTTCGAGCGTCGCTGA
- a CDS encoding universal stress protein yields MYDDILLPTDGTDSMEPVYAHTIDLARKHDATVHVLYVVDDRAFITLASDLVDDVVGELEGKGKEATTAALDRLEAEGVEATTVLRRGNPAEEIIDYIETAGVDVVTMGTHGSNYQENMVGSVSARVVADAPVPVLTVNVNGDD; encoded by the coding sequence ATGTACGACGATATCCTGCTGCCCACGGATGGGACCGACTCGATGGAACCCGTCTACGCGCACACTATCGACCTCGCGCGGAAGCACGACGCGACCGTCCACGTCCTCTACGTCGTCGACGACCGCGCGTTCATCACGCTGGCGTCCGACCTCGTCGACGACGTGGTCGGCGAACTCGAAGGGAAGGGGAAGGAGGCGACGACCGCAGCGCTCGACCGACTCGAAGCCGAGGGCGTCGAGGCCACCACCGTCCTGCGACGCGGCAACCCCGCCGAAGAGATCATCGACTACATCGAGACGGCCGGCGTCGACGTCGTGACCATGGGGACCCACGGGTCGAACTATCAGGAGAACATGGTCGGGAGCGTCTCGGCCCGCGTCGTCGCCGACGCGCCCGTCCCCGTGTTGACGGTGAACGTCAACGGCGACGACTGA
- the aglF gene encoding UTP--glucose-1-phosphate uridylyltransferase AglF → MKAVVLAAGKGTRLRPLTEDKPKGMVEVDGEPILTHCFDKLTELGADELVVVVGYLKERIIEHYGDEYEGTPITYAHQREQKGLAHALLSVEEHIDDDFMLILGDNIFDANLADVVKRQREDRADAAFLVEEVPYEEASRYGVCDTNAYGEITDVIEKPDDPPSNLVMTGFYTFSPAIFHACHLVQPSNRGEYEISEAIDLLIRSGRTIDAIGLDGWRIDVGYPEDRDEAERRLQGKEVEQTPEA, encoded by the coding sequence ATGAAAGCAGTCGTACTCGCCGCAGGGAAGGGGACCCGACTTCGTCCGCTCACCGAAGACAAACCGAAGGGGATGGTCGAGGTGGACGGCGAACCCATCCTGACGCACTGCTTCGACAAACTCACCGAGTTGGGCGCCGACGAGTTGGTCGTCGTCGTCGGCTACCTGAAGGAGCGGATAATCGAACACTACGGCGACGAGTACGAGGGGACCCCGATAACCTACGCGCACCAGCGCGAACAGAAGGGCCTCGCTCACGCGTTGCTCAGCGTCGAGGAGCACATCGACGACGATTTCATGCTCATTCTCGGCGACAACATCTTCGACGCGAACCTCGCGGACGTGGTCAAGCGCCAGCGAGAGGACCGCGCGGACGCCGCGTTCCTGGTCGAGGAGGTGCCGTACGAGGAGGCCAGTCGCTACGGCGTCTGCGACACCAACGCCTACGGCGAGATTACGGACGTCATCGAGAAACCGGACGACCCGCCGTCGAACCTCGTGATGACGGGGTTCTACACGTTCTCGCCCGCCATCTTCCACGCCTGCCACCTCGTCCAACCCTCCAACCGCGGCGAGTACGAGATAAGCGAGGCCATCGACCTCCTGATTCGCAGCGGTCGAACCATCGACGCGATCGGCCTCGACGGCTGGCGCATCGACGTCGGCTACCCGGAGGACAGAGACGAGGCGGAACGGCGGTTACAGGGGAAAGAAGTCGAACAGACGCCGGAGGCGTAG
- a CDS encoding aldose 1-epimerase has protein sequence MRPDWNSDVRVTTDYAYRGLDAVLLENSHLRVVVLAEKGGDVVSFRDKRTDVDVLWHAPHNWSAPADRYLPSDANSTWNDHYPGGWQTNLPNAGGGHDIAGSEYGLHGESALLPWDATVTRADGDAVTVRLDVELVRYPFTVERELTMRAGESRLRVEERVTNEGGVELDYVWQQHLALGRPLLGPEARLDVPARRGVVEEYGDAYPNRRLESGAAFDWPDAPADDGGEVDLSSDFPDADAVIHDLAYAVDLEDGWYALTNPDVDLGFALRFPTDPFETLWYWQPFGGYEEAPFWNRTYNVGLEPTTAYPGDTDGQRATGTVKTLSPGETVSAEFVATTYGGLSSVESVTPDGEVRGTERGDDTAGDGAARDGAARDGAARDGTRGDGTRDDDAA, from the coding sequence ATGCGCCCCGACTGGAACAGCGACGTCCGCGTCACCACGGACTACGCGTACCGCGGACTCGACGCCGTCCTCTTGGAGAACAGTCACCTGCGCGTCGTCGTCCTCGCCGAGAAGGGCGGCGACGTCGTCTCGTTCCGCGACAAGCGAACCGACGTGGACGTACTGTGGCACGCGCCGCACAACTGGAGTGCACCGGCGGACCGGTACCTCCCGTCGGACGCGAACTCGACGTGGAACGACCACTACCCGGGCGGGTGGCAGACGAACCTGCCGAACGCCGGCGGCGGGCACGACATCGCCGGCAGCGAGTACGGTCTGCACGGCGAGAGCGCGTTGCTGCCGTGGGACGCGACGGTCACCCGCGCCGACGGCGACGCCGTGACCGTCCGCCTCGACGTCGAACTCGTGCGCTACCCGTTCACCGTCGAGCGAGAACTGACGATGCGGGCCGGGGAGTCGCGACTCCGAGTGGAGGAGCGCGTGACGAACGAAGGCGGCGTCGAACTCGACTACGTGTGGCAACAGCACCTCGCCCTCGGCCGCCCGTTGCTCGGGCCGGAGGCCCGGTTGGACGTGCCGGCGCGGCGAGGCGTCGTCGAGGAGTACGGCGACGCGTACCCGAACAGGCGACTGGAGAGCGGAGCGGCGTTCGACTGGCCGGACGCGCCCGCGGACGACGGCGGCGAAGTCGACCTCTCGTCCGACTTCCCCGACGCAGACGCCGTGATTCACGACTTGGCGTACGCAGTGGACCTCGAAGACGGCTGGTACGCGCTCACGAATCCGGACGTGGACCTCGGGTTCGCCCTCCGCTTCCCGACTGACCCGTTCGAGACGCTGTGGTACTGGCAGCCGTTCGGCGGGTACGAGGAGGCGCCGTTCTGGAACCGCACGTACAACGTCGGTCTCGAACCGACCACCGCCTACCCCGGCGACACGGACGGCCAGCGAGCGACGGGGACGGTGAAGACGCTGTCTCCGGGCGAGACGGTGTCGGCCGAGTTCGTCGCGACGACGTACGGCGGCCTCTCGTCGGTCGAATCCGTCACGCCCGACGGCGAGGTGCGCGGGACCGAACGCGGCGACGACACGGCGGGAGACGGCGCGGCGAGAGACGGCGCGGCGAGAGACGGCGCGGCGAGAGACGGAACGAGAGGAGACGGCACGAGGGACGACGACGCGGCGTAG
- a CDS encoding RNA ligase family protein — MKDFPALPSLSDAPDELLSSGHLWILELVDGAWFRFGLDDAGIVRFGDERRVYGDPDSVPESYRHAVRHVRENLDRDALRAAVPNVEDVVFFGVATTRRSIAYDWTRTPSFLGYDVWSADAGEFRPPDAAEQIFDRLGLHPVNAFEKERNTRDFDPDGYEVPDSAWYDGPAKGVVVRNKRGKGGQRATLGHPDFREKTAVKPVEGDADGVAAELVPRERFERIAAELEARGRPVTVDSVYERALEAAFRESHARLHHHESDVDPAAFRSAVAARTRAFLQRRG; from the coding sequence ATGAAGGACTTTCCCGCACTCCCGTCGCTCTCCGACGCCCCCGACGAACTGCTCTCCAGCGGTCACCTGTGGATTCTCGAACTCGTGGACGGGGCGTGGTTCCGCTTCGGTCTCGACGACGCCGGAATCGTCCGGTTCGGCGACGAGCGACGGGTGTACGGCGACCCCGATTCCGTCCCCGAGTCGTACCGACACGCCGTCAGGCACGTCCGCGAGAACCTCGACAGGGACGCGCTCCGAGCGGCCGTCCCGAACGTCGAGGACGTCGTCTTCTTCGGCGTGGCCACCACGCGGCGGTCGATAGCGTACGACTGGACGCGGACGCCGTCGTTCCTCGGGTACGACGTCTGGTCGGCCGACGCGGGGGAGTTCCGGCCGCCCGACGCCGCCGAGCAGATTTTCGACCGGCTGGGACTCCACCCGGTCAACGCGTTCGAGAAGGAGCGGAACACGCGCGATTTCGACCCCGACGGCTACGAAGTCCCGGACTCGGCGTGGTACGACGGGCCTGCCAAGGGCGTCGTCGTCCGGAACAAACGGGGCAAGGGGGGTCAGCGTGCGACGCTCGGACACCCCGACTTTCGCGAGAAAACGGCCGTCAAACCGGTCGAGGGTGACGCCGACGGCGTCGCAGCGGAACTCGTTCCCCGGGAGCGGTTCGAGCGTATCGCGGCGGAACTCGAGGCGCGGGGGCGACCGGTCACGGTCGATTCGGTGTACGAACGCGCCCTCGAAGCGGCCTTCAGGGAGTCGCACGCGCGACTGCACCACCACGAGAGCGACGTGGACCCGGCGGCGTTCCGGTCGGCCGTCGCCGCCAGAACTCGGGCGTTCCTTCAGCGGCGCGGGTAG
- a CDS encoding Gfo/Idh/MocA family protein, whose amino-acid sequence MEGIVVVGHDAAVQAHATRYARLDGAAVRGVVTGGDSDQTVDGLRYESVADALAETDVDGVDVCGPGFAHPGALTGALDAGVPVRCDPPFALSESRFDDVVSLASDGDGWVAAHSPHRFSRLYEQLRSAVEAGSIGDVGVARVKRTAPFDAGDWNASYDGVRAVESFEDALCAVVAHDVDVFEWTFGPVERAFARAREGDRCDHVHAVLAFREGGRGTVETTWCADSPPAPRVEVEYSGSHGRLDFDDGDVSSTLHAAGTPVDVDPPEDDCRGRCLHQFVESLRGGDRPPAGVEPTGPSRVAVAMRRSIAAGEPRTLAEASR is encoded by the coding sequence ATGGAAGGCATCGTCGTGGTCGGGCACGATGCGGCGGTGCAAGCGCACGCTACGCGCTACGCGCGATTGGACGGCGCGGCCGTCAGGGGCGTCGTCACCGGAGGCGACTCGGACCAGACGGTCGACGGACTGCGGTACGAGTCGGTCGCGGACGCTCTCGCGGAGACGGACGTCGACGGCGTCGACGTCTGCGGTCCCGGGTTCGCGCACCCGGGCGCGCTGACGGGCGCACTCGACGCCGGAGTGCCGGTCCGGTGCGACCCGCCGTTCGCGCTCTCGGAGTCGCGGTTCGACGACGTCGTCTCGCTCGCGTCGGACGGCGACGGGTGGGTGGCGGCGCACTCGCCGCACCGGTTCTCCCGACTGTACGAACAGCTTCGCTCGGCCGTCGAGGCGGGCAGCATCGGCGACGTCGGCGTGGCGCGAGTCAAACGGACCGCGCCGTTCGACGCCGGCGACTGGAACGCGTCGTACGACGGCGTCCGCGCCGTCGAGTCGTTCGAGGACGCCCTCTGCGCCGTCGTCGCACACGACGTCGACGTGTTCGAGTGGACGTTCGGTCCGGTCGAGCGAGCGTTCGCGCGGGCCCGCGAGGGTGACCGCTGCGACCACGTTCACGCCGTCCTCGCGTTCCGAGAGGGCGGGCGCGGCACCGTCGAGACGACGTGGTGTGCCGACTCGCCCCCGGCGCCGCGAGTCGAAGTGGAGTACAGCGGGTCGCACGGCCGACTCGACTTCGACGACGGCGACGTCTCCTCGACGTTGCACGCGGCCGGGACGCCGGTCGACGTGGACCCACCGGAGGACGACTGCCGGGGACGCTGCCTGCACCAGTTCGTCGAGTCCCTCCGCGGCGGTGACAGACCCCCTGCCGGCGTCGAACCGACGGGACCGTCGCGAGTCGCCGTCGCGATGCGGCGGTCCATCGCGGCCGGTGAACCGCGGACCCTCGCGGAGGCGTCGCGATGA
- a CDS encoding sugar phosphate isomerase/epimerase family protein, producing MVRPAIQLYTLRGLDASLTETLHRVADTAYEGVEFAGLGEQTPEAVADVLAETGLEAVGAHVPLETLRTEYDETVGAYRTVGCERIVVPTYGEEGFASVAAVEATADELSSLADRLREDGFETHYHNHAYEFAAVDGDGETAYDAFATRTDDRLGLEFDVGLARHGGVDPTAYLDRYADRISLVHLTDTVPGDDDTLHVELGEGVVDLPACARAAVDADAAWVVHENGLTTDPAATLASSTDRVAALLDET from the coding sequence ATGGTCCGCCCAGCGATTCAGCTGTACACGCTCAGAGGACTCGACGCGTCGCTGACGGAGACGCTGCACCGCGTCGCCGACACCGCCTACGAGGGCGTCGAGTTCGCCGGCCTCGGCGAGCAGACGCCCGAAGCGGTCGCCGACGTACTCGCCGAAACCGGACTCGAAGCCGTCGGCGCGCACGTCCCCCTCGAAACGCTCCGGACGGAGTACGACGAGACGGTCGGGGCGTACCGGACCGTCGGCTGCGAGCGCATCGTCGTCCCGACGTACGGCGAGGAGGGGTTCGCGTCGGTGGCCGCGGTTGAGGCGACGGCCGATGAACTCTCCTCGCTCGCCGACCGACTCCGCGAGGACGGCTTCGAGACGCACTACCACAACCACGCCTACGAGTTCGCCGCCGTGGACGGCGACGGCGAGACGGCGTACGACGCGTTCGCGACGCGGACCGACGACCGACTGGGACTGGAGTTCGACGTGGGACTGGCGCGGCACGGCGGCGTCGACCCGACGGCGTATCTCGACCGCTACGCCGACCGCATCTCGCTGGTCCACCTGACCGATACGGTCCCCGGCGACGACGACACCCTGCACGTCGAACTCGGCGAGGGAGTGGTTGACCTCCCGGCGTGCGCCCGGGCGGCCGTCGACGCCGACGCGGCGTGGGTCGTCCACGAGAACGGGTTGACGACCGACCCGGCGGCGACGCTCGCGTCGAGCACGGACCGGGTGGCGGCGCTCCTCGACGAGACCTGA
- a CDS encoding Gfo/Idh/MocA family protein, protein MTVRVGICSTAHVNAEVYAALLAKLPDVDLVGVSEQTREQAHKLAGTVGTAAMTHRELVRAADGVVVCSPTAVHEELVDLALRHDVAVLCEKPLATSLSTAKAIRDRCAKRGLPTGMAMPIRHSRPMARLKERYEAGSIGELVSVSGTNRGRMPGGWFVDPELAGGGAVADHTDHIVDVVRWITSEEVEEVYAETGTRFYELPVEDVNLLSMTLSNGASFFLDGSWSTPQKNPFWGDASVELVGTETTLSGDCFGRRYTHVSDTSKDRSNESIFWGADPNNALLREFVAAIRGEATPATSMDDAVRTAAVIAAAYESAERGEPVEVTY, encoded by the coding sequence ATGACCGTCCGCGTCGGCATCTGTTCGACGGCGCACGTCAACGCCGAGGTGTACGCGGCACTCCTGGCGAAACTCCCCGACGTGGACCTCGTCGGCGTCTCCGAGCAGACCAGAGAGCAGGCGCACAAGCTGGCGGGGACGGTCGGTACCGCGGCGATGACGCACCGCGAACTCGTCCGCGCCGCAGACGGCGTCGTCGTCTGCTCGCCGACGGCCGTCCACGAGGAACTGGTGGACCTCGCGCTCCGCCACGACGTGGCCGTCCTCTGCGAGAAACCGCTCGCGACGTCGCTCTCGACGGCGAAGGCCATCCGGGACCGCTGTGCGAAGCGCGGCCTGCCGACGGGAATGGCGATGCCGATTCGGCACAGCCGACCGATGGCACGGCTCAAGGAGCGCTACGAGGCGGGGTCAATCGGCGAACTCGTCTCCGTCTCCGGCACCAACCGCGGTCGGATGCCGGGCGGCTGGTTCGTCGACCCCGAACTCGCCGGCGGGGGAGCCGTCGCGGACCACACCGACCACATCGTCGACGTGGTCCGGTGGATAACGAGCGAGGAGGTCGAGGAGGTGTACGCCGAGACCGGAACGCGGTTCTACGAACTGCCGGTCGAGGACGTGAACCTGCTGTCGATGACGCTCTCGAACGGCGCGTCGTTCTTCCTCGACGGGTCGTGGAGTACGCCGCAGAAGAACCCGTTCTGGGGGGACGCGAGCGTCGAACTCGTCGGCACCGAGACGACGCTGTCCGGGGACTGCTTCGGCCGACGGTACACGCACGTCAGCGACACGAGCAAGGACCGGAGCAACGAGTCGATATTCTGGGGCGCGGACCCGAACAACGCGCTGTTGCGCGAGTTCGTCGCGGCGATTCGCGGCGAGGCGACCCCGGCCACGTCCATGGACGACGCGGTCCGGACCGCCGCCGTCATCGCCGCGGCGTACGAGTCCGCCGAACGCGGCGAACCGGTCGAAGTGACGTACTGA
- a CDS encoding Rid family detoxifying hydrolase yields MEEIQTDAAPASIGPFSQGIRDGDRIFVSGQGPVDPDSGDVVSEDIREQTARTLENVAAVLEAGGSSLDGVVKTTVFVTDMSDYDAINEVYEEYVSEPYPARSAVEVADLPIDIGVEIEVVASAE; encoded by the coding sequence ATGGAAGAGATTCAGACCGACGCAGCACCCGCCAGCATCGGCCCCTTCTCGCAGGGAATCAGGGACGGCGACCGCATCTTCGTCTCCGGACAGGGCCCGGTCGACCCGGACTCCGGCGACGTGGTGAGCGAGGACATTCGCGAGCAGACCGCGCGGACGCTCGAAAACGTCGCGGCCGTCCTCGAAGCGGGCGGCAGTTCGCTCGACGGCGTCGTGAAGACGACGGTGTTCGTCACGGACATGTCGGACTACGACGCCATCAACGAGGTGTACGAGGAGTACGTGTCGGAGCCGTACCCGGCGCGGAGCGCCGTCGAAGTCGCCGACCTGCCGATAGACATCGGCGTCGAGATAGAAGTCGTCGCCTCGGCGGAGTGA
- a CDS encoding class I SAM-dependent methyltransferase, protein MDVPRTVRAALADRPVEGAVCLEAGAGVGNATCGLLDAGAERVYAVTNDPEHARLVRDRLGTNQQSRASVLEADGRALPLPTDSVELVTAHGLFNLVAPAELEAIVAEVTRVASPGSHLVVDDYEPLPEDAEMRRLFALENAATEAADGRPAVTFYPADVLRRLFVGSGWTFDRRATLLDPVPWTESHVRAHVGVARRAAERIDGEVGTRLATAAERTGAEIGSESAGEMYSLAFRSSGGSSRTRRSEGDAAENASGRRDRR, encoded by the coding sequence ATGGACGTCCCGCGGACGGTTCGGGCCGCACTCGCGGACCGCCCCGTGGAGGGAGCCGTCTGCCTCGAAGCCGGGGCCGGCGTCGGCAACGCCACCTGTGGGCTCCTCGACGCGGGCGCCGAACGCGTCTACGCGGTCACGAACGACCCCGAACACGCGCGTCTCGTCCGTGACCGCCTCGGAACCAACCAGCAGTCGCGGGCGAGCGTTCTGGAGGCGGACGGTCGCGCCCTTCCCCTCCCGACCGATTCGGTCGAACTCGTCACCGCACACGGACTGTTCAACCTCGTCGCACCCGCCGAACTGGAGGCCATCGTCGCCGAGGTGACCCGCGTGGCGTCGCCGGGGAGTCACCTCGTCGTCGACGACTACGAACCCCTCCCCGAGGACGCCGAGATGCGACGGCTGTTCGCACTGGAGAACGCGGCGACGGAGGCCGCCGACGGCCGGCCCGCGGTGACGTTCTACCCGGCCGACGTTCTCCGGCGTCTGTTCGTCGGAAGCGGGTGGACGTTCGACCGACGGGCGACGCTGTTGGACCCGGTTCCGTGGACCGAGAGCCACGTCCGGGCGCACGTCGGCGTCGCTCGACGTGCCGCAGAGCGGATAGACGGGGAGGTGGGAACGCGGTTGGCGACGGCGGCGGAGCGGACGGGCGCGGAAATCGGGTCGGAGTCGGCGGGCGAGATGTACAGTCTCGCCTTCCGGTCGTCGGGCGGTTCGTCGCGGACTCGGCGGTCAGAGGGGGACGCGGCGGAGAACGCGTCGGGAAGGCGCGACAGGCGGTAG
- a CDS encoding aminotransferase class V-fold PLP-dependent enzyme has translation MDEETTVYDELGVPRVVNAAGTKTRIGGSLIRPEAVEAMSRAAESFVRLSDLQVRAGELVSEVTGAEAGYVGSGAAACMTLAAAAAIAGDDLGAMSRLPDTEGVPSEIVMPRTHRNGYDHAFRAAGATIVDVGNNDNYLGTGSNGTEPWELAEAITEETAAVGYMEKAFSAPSLETVVDVAHDHDVPVIVDAAAEVPPRENLSAFVEAGADMVVFSGGKAIRGPQTTGILAGKREYVRSAALQHLDMHVAESVWDPPSELFDKESLAGVPRQGIGRTLKVGKEELVGLIAALEAFVEEDQAALDAEWERRLDVVADELADCEGLSLRREPGGKLMVAPELRVEVHPDAAGVDAVELVGSLRKEDPRIFVGSDELQDDLFAVNPMCLDDEEAAYVAERIRSYL, from the coding sequence ATGGACGAGGAAACCACCGTCTACGACGAGTTGGGCGTCCCGCGCGTGGTCAACGCCGCCGGGACGAAGACGCGCATCGGCGGGAGTCTCATCCGACCGGAGGCGGTCGAGGCGATGAGCCGGGCTGCCGAGTCGTTCGTGCGACTCTCGGACCTGCAGGTGCGCGCGGGCGAACTCGTCTCCGAGGTGACGGGCGCGGAGGCGGGGTACGTCGGTAGCGGCGCGGCGGCGTGTATGACGCTGGCCGCGGCGGCCGCAATCGCCGGCGACGACCTGGGGGCGATGTCCCGCCTGCCCGACACGGAGGGCGTCCCGAGCGAGATAGTGATGCCGCGAACCCACCGCAACGGCTACGACCACGCGTTCCGCGCCGCGGGCGCGACCATCGTCGACGTCGGCAACAACGACAACTACCTCGGGACGGGGTCGAACGGCACCGAACCGTGGGAACTGGCCGAGGCAATCACCGAGGAGACGGCCGCCGTCGGCTACATGGAGAAGGCGTTCAGCGCGCCGTCGCTGGAGACGGTGGTCGACGTCGCGCACGACCACGACGTGCCGGTCATCGTGGACGCTGCCGCCGAGGTGCCGCCGCGGGAGAACCTCTCGGCGTTCGTCGAGGCGGGCGCGGACATGGTCGTCTTCAGCGGCGGGAAAGCCATCCGCGGCCCGCAGACGACGGGCATCCTCGCGGGGAAGCGAGAGTACGTCCGCTCGGCCGCACTCCAGCATCTGGACATGCACGTCGCCGAGTCCGTCTGGGACCCCCCGAGCGAACTGTTCGACAAGGAGTCGCTCGCCGGCGTCCCGCGGCAGGGCATCGGACGGACGCTGAAGGTGGGCAAGGAGGAACTCGTCGGACTCATCGCGGCGTTGGAGGCGTTCGTCGAGGAGGATCAGGCGGCCCTCGACGCCGAGTGGGAGCGCCGACTCGACGTCGTCGCCGACGAACTCGCGGACTGCGAGGGGCTCTCGCTGCGACGGGAACCGGGCGGGAAACTGATGGTCGCGCCCGAACTCCGGGTCGAGGTCCATCCCGACGCCGCCGGTGTCGACGCGGTGGAACTGGTGGGGTCGCTCCGAAAAGAGGACCCGCGAATATTCGTCGGGTCCGACGAGTTACAGGACGACCTGTTCGCCGTCAACCCGATGTGTCTCGACGACGAGGAGGCCGCGTACGTCGCCGAGCGAATCCGAAGCTACCTCTGA
- a CDS encoding aldo/keto reductase, which produces METRTLGETGHDSTIATFGTIALNWLEQEGANQMVEHVLDHGVNHFDVAPTYGDAELKLGPKLRQHREDVFLGCKTQERDYDGARRKLERSLNRLGVEKIDLYQVHGLEYEEELDAITADDGALAAFRDAKEEGLVDHIGLTSHGSPQLILDAIDRIDDLESLMFPLNPVVVGKDGDEYDYERVLERCEEEDIGTLCIKAFAKGSWPSTDELPEADRPFANWYEPVSRPDEIRERFDFAAAQGVTSVVSPGDPKLVSMVLDAAARYDGMDDAAQRSLVERLRHEGSPVPEQLHH; this is translated from the coding sequence ATGGAGACGCGCACACTCGGCGAGACGGGTCACGACAGCACGATAGCGACGTTCGGCACCATCGCGCTCAACTGGCTCGAACAGGAGGGGGCGAACCAGATGGTCGAACACGTCCTCGACCACGGCGTGAACCACTTCGACGTCGCTCCGACGTACGGCGACGCCGAACTCAAACTCGGACCGAAACTCCGACAGCACCGCGAGGACGTCTTCCTCGGCTGCAAGACGCAGGAACGCGACTACGACGGGGCGAGACGGAAGCTCGAACGGTCGCTGAACCGCCTCGGCGTGGAGAAAATCGACCTCTACCAGGTCCACGGGCTGGAGTACGAGGAGGAACTCGACGCGATTACGGCCGACGACGGCGCGCTGGCGGCGTTCCGCGACGCCAAGGAAGAGGGGCTCGTAGACCACATCGGCCTGACGAGTCACGGGTCGCCCCAACTGATTCTCGACGCCATCGACCGAATCGACGACCTCGAATCGCTGATGTTCCCGCTGAACCCCGTCGTCGTCGGGAAGGACGGCGACGAGTACGACTACGAACGCGTCCTCGAACGCTGCGAGGAGGAGGACATCGGCACGCTCTGCATCAAGGCGTTCGCCAAGGGGTCGTGGCCGTCCACCGACGAACTGCCGGAGGCGGACCGACCGTTCGCGAACTGGTACGAACCGGTCAGCCGCCCCGACGAGATTCGCGAGCGATTCGACTTCGCGGCCGCGCAGGGCGTCACGAGCGTCGTCTCCCCGGGCGACCCGAAACTCGTCTCGATGGTGCTCGACGCCGCCGCCCGGTACGACGGCATGGACGACGCCGCGCAACGCTCGCTGGTCGAACGGCTCCGCCACGAGGGGAGTCCGGTGCCCGAGCAGCTACACCACTGA